The genomic interval GGAGGGAGAGCAGAAGGCCGCGCTTCACGCGGTCCACCTTAACGGGTGGGGGTGAAGTGCGGCAGATGAGCTGGGGGCGGTTCAGGCGGCGGGCTGGTCGGTGGTGGAGGTTTCGGGCTCGGCGGCGCGGCGGCCGCGGCTGGCGCCGGCGGGGCGCTCCGCAGCGGGGTCGGTGGGGGCGCTGATGCGGGTGAGGGTGGCCTCGAAGGCGCGCAGGGCGTCGCTGTCGCCGAGTTCGGCCACGGCGCGGGCGTTCAGGGCGGCGAGTTCTTCGCGGGTGACGGCGTATTCGGGGGCCTCGTGGCCTTTGAGGCTCTGCAGGACGCGGTAGGCGGTGGTGGCCTGGATGGTCGCGCCTTTGGTGGTGGTGATCTGCGCGTCGTTGTGCATGTCAGTCCCGATCAGGGTGATGGTCTGGGGGTTGATGAGGGTGACGCGGTCTCCCCGGTCTTCCATGTGGGCGGCGAGCTGCAGCAGGCCGCGCAGGTCGAGCATGTGGTGGAAGAGGTCAAGGTGGGCCAGCATGGCTCCGGCTTTTTTCAGGGTGTCCATACCCGCATTATTCTGCCCAGGGCAGAATTGTCAAGGGGTATTACGACAATATGAAGGCCGGGGGCTTCTCCCCGGCCTGCTGGGCTGCCCGCCCTCAGTTCTGCAACTGGCTGCGCCCCACGAGAGTGACCCTGATTTCCAGCGGCTTCCCGTCCCGCAGCACACTCAGCGTGACCGTCTCGCCCGGCTGGTGGGCACGCACCGCATACTGGAACTCCGCGAAGTTCACGATGCGCTTGCCGTTCACCGCGGTCACGATGTCCCCGGAGATGCGCTCATCATCGCTGTTCAGCACCAGCGGCTTCAGGCCTGCTTTCGCCGCGGGGCTGCCGCGCGTCACGCTGGTGAAGAACGCCCCGGGGGTATCGCCCAGTTTCAGCGGGCCCGCCAGTTCCCGGAAGCCTTCCTCCGGCAGAAAGAACAGGTCCGAGAACACCCCGCCCAGCCCGATCCCGATGACTGGCGCGTCGCGCTTCTCGCCGCGTTTCAGGGCGGCCACGCGCGCGTCAGTGGTGCTGACCGGCACGGCGTACGAGCGCGGCTGGCCACTCTGGGTCAGGCGGATGTAACTCACGATGCCGGTGACCTC from Deinococcus taeanensis carries:
- a CDS encoding multidrug DMT transporter translates to MDTLKKAGAMLAHLDLFHHMLDLRGLLQLAAHMEDRGDRVTLINPQTITLIGTDMHNDAQITTTKGATIQATTAYRVLQSLKGHEAPEYAVTREELAALNARAVAELGDSDALRAFEATLTRISAPTDPAAERPAGASRGRRAAEPETSTTDQPAA